The DNA segment cattttgtATGTTAAGTGGACAGTGAAATTGGGATCACAACTTtaatttagcattaaaattagaaagaaccTATCAGAGGGAACATatgaactaagtttcaagttgattgaactttaccttcatcaaaatctacctctaccaaaaactttaactgaagtgggacagactgACAGATGAACAGACAGATGCAGAGACCAgtaaacataatgcccataaatggggcataaaaatggtaaaaaatttaattacataGTATatcttcttaaattttttttctctttagaGGAAACATTACAcactaagttttataaaaatacaagGGGAAACTTAATCAAATTTACATACCTATCTTACCTGCAAAAGATGTAAGATCTTACAAGAACAAAAGGTGCTCATAGTTAGTTTAGGCTGACGCTGAAAACATATATGTGGTAAGTcatatatagtttacaagtgcaTGAAGTGTATGgttgatgttttaaataataacagaggggggataggaggggtcctgatcccaaaatcccggacttaaaaacatgaaatcctgaggtcctgaattttaaaaattcaaatcctGCCATCCCTAAACTCGAAAAAACGAATTCCCAGGTCCCGTAAGGATCAATCCcaaaatcctgagcttaaaaactcCCGATCCTGGAGTCCCGACAATGGTCCCAGAAACACTGTTTTTTCATGtttgtagaaaataaaaatccaattaTAAGAATTAACTGCTCcttgtttgtaaatttatagggttgtaaaacaTGTTGAATCCTTTCGGATACATccaaatatatttgtaatattgaaCAAGCATTGAATTCTTAAATAGGATTTacttgtattacatatttgagagggaaaaatagttcaaaaaatttatttatatctgaatAAATTCTTTGCAaataaccaaataaataaaacttctaTTAGTttgaaatcttaaatttatTCTCAAGACATTGGTTTTCAATTCACATTGAGAATCTCTGTATTACACCTACAACAACcatatatataagtaatatttttgtgtGTCTAATTTTTCACACGTCAAGTCAATTTACCACGAATTTTACCCTATCAACATGATCCATTTAAATACATCTTACAAGgcagaaaaacacaaacaataaaaacaatttagatTTTACTAACACCTCCAAAAAATAAACtgtgaaaaaaaactaacatggcaaaaacctacaataaagaATATCTTTTTAGCTAGGAGTACATAATAAATGCAGCTCTATTACAGCATGTACAGTCACATacatgataatttattttatttaaagctaCCCTCTTATGAAATTACTTCCTTATTCGCAACAAATCTTTGAATAATCTTCATTAGGTTTTAAGATAGCACTTGAATATATCTCTTCAGTGAAAGTGTGGAATAAACATAGATTTGTGATATAATTAGTCACAATTGGCAGCTGTCTAATTTCAGACCTAATTTGTCTATAGATAAGCAATATAGAGTTCAATGTAAACACACAGTTTATACTATACATAAAAGCTGCCACAATTGTGTGCAAtacatatatgaatatattgtcaTCAACTGCTTGGCAGTACAACCTGAACTTGTTCCAAGCCATTGACATTGTCATATCTCTTGATTACATACTTAGTCTCAATTTCAGATGGCTCCTTATTGTCCGAATCATCAGACGTAAGAAAATCCTCGTCCATGTAACTTAAAGTGTCACTACTTCCTGAACTGTTCAATTCCTCCACGACCGGATGATTAACAGGACTGTTCATCTTAGACGGAGTTACTCTACTCGCTTTTGGAGAACTTTTCAATGTGACTTTGTCATTAAGAATAGATTGTATTACTGGGTATGAATCACTCACTGATTCACCATCCACAAATTTTGTTGATAGTGAACACCTGACATTGCCATTTTCAGGCTTATTTGAAAATCTAAGTGGATAAGTTTTCATCAAGCTAGATTTCTTCTCTGATATTTTTTGTAGGATGTCTTCAGTGAGAAGTGACCTGGGAGTTTGTTTAATTATTGAACTTGGCTGTGGACTCTTAGATGCTCTTGTAATTGGACTTCCTGTCCTCAGTTGTGACGATCTGGTAGTTGGACTTTGCTGCATACCATCTCTTAATTTTAAACCtccaatatttgtattttgtagtaTGTCTTCTTTAACTTTAGATGCTCTAGTATTGGGACTTGGCTGTCTTTCTTCCCTCAGCTGTGAAGCTCTTGCATTGGGACTTGGCTGTCGACTTTTACAGATATAGGGAgaaattgttgacaaacagttGCCATTTTGTTCATGTGTTTTCATGAGTATATACTGATTCCCTTGCCACTTGATAGTTAGGAACTTGTTGTGATTATTTTCCTTATCATCTATTCTACAATCTTTGCTGCTTTTCAGCCACTGATTGATCAACATTTGTTTAGAATCTatcttgtttctttttttgtaagtttttttcatttgtctaCCACTTTTTGGAGATCTACTCATATTCAGCTTGTTGCTCCCTTTCTGAGGACTCATTGATTCCTTTTTAGAACCCATCAACAACTGACCATTcactttttgaattttaccaTTAGTTGAAAAAAGTTTTCCTTCTTTGAACTCCTCACTGAtgttttctgaaacttttcCCCGTGATTTAATCTGTGATTTAGTGGAAGATAGTTCTACACTATAAGTCCATTTCTCTTGTTTTGACCCTATTTTTGAGCTTGCTGAAGAAAGTTCAAATGTTTTAGTCATTTCCTTTCCACCCGATTTAGCTGTTGACTTTTTGGGGGAGGACATTTTCACAGGAATATCTGAAGGTCCATACTCTAATTGAGATATTTTCGGAGTGAATTCTTTTAAAGGAATATCTGAATCTTCACTACTACCAGTGATGACATCTGGACCATACTGATACTGGGCGACTGGTGACAGATAAGACAGTTCTGGTTCCATGCTAATTAGCATTCTTTTAACCTTTGGTTTTCTCTTCTTTCTATTTTTGTATCCGTGAGCAGAAAAAGGGTGATTTACACTTTTCCTCCGTTTCTTGCTCTCAGAAGATGGCCTTACTGGCAAAATTTCTCCATCAACCTCATCATAAGCTAATGTCTTCTTTGAGTTTTGTTTGGAGCTGGCAGTTTTTGATGGAGATTCAATTATCTTACGTTTACGAGAAACTGATCGAGTTCTGGAAAATCCTGGTGATTCAAATGATGAAGATGACTTTTTTTCACGTGGCCTTCCACGAGAAGCAGACCGCAACCTTTTATGAACTAATGATTCGGATGAAGATGATCTTGATCTCTTTCTTTTACAAGAAGCTGACCTCAATCTTGAATTAACCAATGATTCTGATGATGATGATCGAGATCTATTTGTCATCCTCCTTCGACTAAATCTTTTTCCTCTAGGAGAGTGGGACAGATCTCCACTAGCATGAGATTCTTCTGATAATGAACGGGACCTACTCCTACTATGTTGTGTCGGTCCACGTGAAGAGGATCTCAGTCTATGTCTAATAGATGACAATGGGATATATTCACTTGAGGAAGACCTTGACCTTTTCCTATGTCTTGACCTTCCCCGACGTTTTTGCTTCTGTTCACAACTACCTGTAGCTGCTGGTATATTCCTTGAACGATTTTCTTTTTGAGCTGACAACAAGGGAGATAAACAAGTATTAACATCTTCATCCTCAACTACATCAACGTCATCATCTGTTTCCTGATATTCCAAGCGTAATACATTACCAGGTGACATGCCAGGTGACATGCCAGGTGACATGCCCAGTGAACCTACTGGTGACCTGTTTCTTGGTACATCAGGTGTTTTCTTTTTAGTTGGATTTGTTTTTACAATAGCAGAACTTGGTCCAGGATATTCACTTTTTGCCTTTTGTTCTAAGTCAATATCGTCCTTATCCTCCATGTTTTCTTCAAGTCTTTTCTTTAAAGgagttcttttcttttttttaatctttttaatttttcgagCTGAAAATGTTAATATGATATCTGTTGAAGCAAATTGAGActcatcattaaaaaaaaaaaatgcactaggCTATATATGCTCTTTAAATCATCTTACATGCAAAGAAACTAATAAGTTGTTTATATCTTAAaggatttgatttttatatataaagacaTTGGAATAATTTGAAAGACAACtattttatatgttattcatATGATACTGTTATTgctgatcaatgaaaaaaaaattaagttcaacttaagaatttaagaaataccatcattgtttttttttttattgccttGTAAAACATCTTTAGTTGATTTTTTCCCAATAAGAAAGTACAACAACTAAGCATGATTATTGTAATGTATAAGATagtgttattttacttttgattcatatttttaCCACGTAAACCATTTTCAAAAgattcagaaaaattatattttcgtcaatattttatttcatggttttgccaaaatCTTATACAAGCTAATATAGATAGTCTTTCCATGTCGTGATGTTACACTATAATTTCAGGTATGTGTGAAAGTTGGTgtctgtttaaatgtttaaacccTTTagatttgtttgcacctgttcttATGAGGAACTTGTAATTCTGTGGTtgttgtttctctttttttatatacattagaCTGAAGGTTTcaactagtcatttttggggccctttatagcttgc comes from the Mytilus trossulus isolate FHL-02 chromosome 3, PNRI_Mtr1.1.1.hap1, whole genome shotgun sequence genome and includes:
- the LOC134711241 gene encoding serine/arginine repetitive matrix protein 2-like isoform X1; the protein is MPTKKRGKADLSISQLISPKAYTETLQDGETCVFCLSNEDKEEEYGKFIKKCGLQVHYFCMLFASGLCQRGKSEEHGIYGFLPEDIIKEIRRGSRLKCYCCKKKGSTIGCVVGSCSKKFHLGCGRKGGTLHQFFGSFRSFCQDHRPRQMVPISDRLAFYGTANALCAICMNSVEARASNETLRAPCCRNSWFHRSCIQKHASTAGLYFFKCPLCNNKEMFQNEMLEFGIHIPDQDAAWETEPNAYNELMERYMHCDALLCRCPNGRKYNRDGGKWEITTCDWCGSKGTHVACHSLIKIGRNLVCQECKEIDDRSRKIKKIKKKKRTPLKKRLEENMEDKDDIDLEQKAKSEYPGPSSAIVKTNPTKKKTPDVPRNRSPVGSLGMSPGMSPGMSPGNVLRLEYQETDDDVDVVEDEDVNTCLSPLLSAQKENRSRNIPAATGSCEQKQKRRGRSRHRKRSRSSSSEYIPLSSIRHRLRSSSRGPTQHSRSRSRSLSEESHASGDLSHSPRGKRFSRRRMTNRSRSSSSESLVNSRLRSASCKRKRSRSSSSESLVHKRLRSASRGRPREKKSSSSFESPGFSRTRSVSRKRKIIESPSKTASSKQNSKKTLAYDEVDGEILPVRPSSESKKRRKSVNHPFSAHGYKNRKKRKPKVKRMLISMEPELSYLSPVAQYQYGPDVITGSSEDSDIPLKEFTPKISQLEYGPSDIPVKMSSPKKSTAKSGGKEMTKTFELSSASSKIGSKQEKWTYSVELSSTKSQIKSRGKVSENISEEFKEGKLFSTNGKIQKVNGQLLMGSKKESMSPQKGSNKLNMSRSPKSGRQMKKTYKKRNKIDSKQMLINQWLKSSKDCRIDDKENNHNKFLTIKWQGNQYILMKTHEQNGNCLSTISPYICKSRQPSPNARASQLREERQPSPNTRASKVKEDILQNTNIGGLKLRDGMQQSPTTRSSQLRTGSPITRASKSPQPSSIIKQTPRSLLTEDILQKISEKKSSLMKTYPLRFSNKPENGNVRCSLSTKFVDGESVSDSYPVIQSILNDKVTLKSSPKASRVTPSKMNSPVNHPVVEELNSSGSSDTLSYMDEDFLTSDDSDNKEPSEIETKYVIKRYDNVNGLEQVQVVLPSS
- the LOC134711241 gene encoding serine/arginine repetitive matrix protein 2-like isoform X2; protein product: MPTKKRGKADLSISQLISLQDGETCVFCLSNEDKEEEYGKFIKKCGLQVHYFCMLFASGLCQRGKSEEHGIYGFLPEDIIKEIRRGSRLKCYCCKKKGSTIGCVVGSCSKKFHLGCGRKGGTLHQFFGSFRSFCQDHRPRQMVPISDRLAFYGTANALCAICMNSVEARASNETLRAPCCRNSWFHRSCIQKHASTAGLYFFKCPLCNNKEMFQNEMLEFGIHIPDQDAAWETEPNAYNELMERYMHCDALLCRCPNGRKYNRDGGKWEITTCDWCGSKGTHVACHSLIKIGRNLVCQECKEIDDRSRKIKKIKKKKRTPLKKRLEENMEDKDDIDLEQKAKSEYPGPSSAIVKTNPTKKKTPDVPRNRSPVGSLGMSPGMSPGMSPGNVLRLEYQETDDDVDVVEDEDVNTCLSPLLSAQKENRSRNIPAATGSCEQKQKRRGRSRHRKRSRSSSSEYIPLSSIRHRLRSSSRGPTQHSRSRSRSLSEESHASGDLSHSPRGKRFSRRRMTNRSRSSSSESLVNSRLRSASCKRKRSRSSSSESLVHKRLRSASRGRPREKKSSSSFESPGFSRTRSVSRKRKIIESPSKTASSKQNSKKTLAYDEVDGEILPVRPSSESKKRRKSVNHPFSAHGYKNRKKRKPKVKRMLISMEPELSYLSPVAQYQYGPDVITGSSEDSDIPLKEFTPKISQLEYGPSDIPVKMSSPKKSTAKSGGKEMTKTFELSSASSKIGSKQEKWTYSVELSSTKSQIKSRGKVSENISEEFKEGKLFSTNGKIQKVNGQLLMGSKKESMSPQKGSNKLNMSRSPKSGRQMKKTYKKRNKIDSKQMLINQWLKSSKDCRIDDKENNHNKFLTIKWQGNQYILMKTHEQNGNCLSTISPYICKSRQPSPNARASQLREERQPSPNTRASKVKEDILQNTNIGGLKLRDGMQQSPTTRSSQLRTGSPITRASKSPQPSSIIKQTPRSLLTEDILQKISEKKSSLMKTYPLRFSNKPENGNVRCSLSTKFVDGESVSDSYPVIQSILNDKVTLKSSPKASRVTPSKMNSPVNHPVVEELNSSGSSDTLSYMDEDFLTSDDSDNKEPSEIETKYVIKRYDNVNGLEQVQVVLPSS